Below is a genomic region from Drosophila kikkawai strain 14028-0561.14 chromosome X, DkikHiC1v2, whole genome shotgun sequence.
AAATAAGCTATACGAAATCTGTTCGCGATGTATCCTATGTATGTACGTCCAGGTTCGTTAAATCAATGTTTAGTTGAGCACGAAATTCGCTTATTAGTTTAGATTAATGCAAGGATTCCCGCAGGGAATCGTGTTACCTCGAAGAACTCCGGTTTCAGTTGcaactgaaaataaataacagcGTTACATACAGTACAACAAACTCGATTTCTTTTTACcattctttaaaatgtttcaatTATATACTCGGCGCGCGCTGtgctttgtttaaaaattaatggaaATCGAACTTTACATCTATACTATCGATGACACTTATCTGAAAACAAGATGACCATACtcttataaaaatgccaaatatcACACCAAAAAGACCTAAAATGCTAGTATATCGGGGAAAATACTAAAAATACTGTTTGAAATCTCTGTTGCGCCCGAATCCAAATGAATTGCTGTTCCAGGTGAAAAATAACAAGAATGGCCAGTGATAAGGGTTCCATACGCTTGCCATGGCATCAGCACAGATTCGCAGGACAGTTCCGGGAACCGTTTCCTGATATGAGCCGGCCGAAGTGCATCGGATGTTGCAGCATTACTGCCAAGCGGGACTTCGCCAACGATGCCAGGAACGGCAGCTATTTGTACGGGCCACCGTTCCCGGATTTGCCGCTGGACCTCAACGCCGGCATAGCCGATGTCATACGTAAGCCAACGGACTTTGAGCAAAAGGATCTGGAGTTTGTGCTCCGCTACATAGAGCACCACCAGGCGGAGCTGCTCCGGCCAAGGAAACGGCAACCAGAGAGCTTGGGTCTCCACACTCACTTCGTTACGCTGCGCGGCATTCTCCGGCAGATAATGTGCCTGCAGTACGATCGGAACTGCGAATTCCGCATAAAGGCAACGCTCCTGAACGGCACCATATACATGGCCAAGGAGGCGACTGAAACTCAACAACTGCGGAACGAGAATATGACGACGAAAGAGAAGAACATGTGCTCCTGGGGCTTCAAATTCGAACAGTATTTGACCTGCCATCATCCGCAGTCGAAGCCAGTGACCGATGTGCCGGTCAACGAGGGTGACGAGTTCCTGGCCATGTTCAGCAGCCAGTTGAGCGGAATTGACTTGCTATACGGCGCCGAAATGGACTGTGTCGTCAGCAAAGAGCCAGTGTAAGTGTGCAAACTTCACAGGGAATTGTCCTACTTAGTTCTTATGCGTTTATTCAGTGACTTTAAGGATCCCAAAGTTCTGGACTCGATAAAGTTCGTGGAGCTTAAGACCAGCGCGTACATCAAGGCACCTAATCAGAAACGCAACTTCGATAACTACAAATCGGCCAATTGGTGGAGCCAGTCGTTCCTGGTGAACATAGATACTATCTACGCTGGCCTACGGGATCATCAGGGAATGGTGGTTGACATCCAGGAGTTTAACGTCCGACAGTTGGCGCGCAACAAGCCGTGGAGTCCAGCGGCAATGACCTTGTTTCTAGTGCAGTTCCTCAACAAACTAAAAGATCTACTGGAGACAATCGATGATCCCTACGCCGTGGTCCAGGTGGATTTTATTGCCTGCGAACAGATTGTGAACTACAAGGTGCTAAGAGGCAAGGAGCACCAGATCCTGCCCGACTGGTATCGCGATATCCTCAAGGCGGGCTAAAAAATCTGGACAAAACAAAGGTGGCTTTTAGTTTAAAACTAACTTAAGTTAGCCTAAGGTAATAAAATCGGACTAGTTGCATTTTTGGCCGTGCccgaaaattgttttcatatattttcaatacaATCTTAAAGCTATAATTGAATGCATACAAAGGGAAAACATCACTTGAGGTCGTTGGTGTCCAGCAGTGGAATGGCACTCGGTTCCATTCTcatcccgctgctgctgctggccggaCCGCCGTATAGAGAGTACTCTGGCAAACTGGTTGCCGAATAGACTGGACGGCGACGGTCTGGCGGAGCGCCAATTCCAAAGCTACCAAAGTCTTGCGACCCACTGCCACCGCCCAGCGATTCACGCTTCTCGATCACACAGTCAAAGAACCGCGACAGTTTCACCGAGTCCGTTGTGCCAGCGGCCAGGCTGCGCGTGTCTCTGCAATTTAGCCAGATTTCCTCCGCACCGCATTTGTCAGCTGTAAAAGAAGAAAGGCCTGGTTATTAGCAGATACCTAGGTGGTCCTCTTCGAGTCTAAGGACTTACCTATTCCGCCCGCCTTCTTCACAGCCGTCTTGGGCTGCCGCTTCTCGTCAATTAGATCCAGCTTGGTGCCCATAACCAAAATGGGTGTTTGTGTGGCGCCCAGAAACTCCTCCATATCGAAACGCGCGGTGGAGCTGCTGCCACTTGTGCATTCCGGTGCATTTGGGGTGAAAGCAGTCCGCGGGGGAGACGACGAAGCGGGCGTGGAGCTGCCGCGGCATTTATACGTGTCCTTGCCCTCCTTGTTCACGATCTCGTATAGCCAGTCGAGAAGATGCTCTTGCGATTTGCCATTGGTGAGGTCGTGCACCAGGATAATGCCATGCACGCCAGCGTAGAAGACGCTCCGGGTGTTCTTGTGGTTCAACGAGCCGCCCACGTCAAAGAGTTCGACGAAATAAGGAGACTGTCGGGCTGTGCCCTCCTTGAACTCGTGAATCTTCACCTGGATGTTACAGCCCACCGTCCAGCCGGGTCGGATCAGGGATTCGTGGTGAGCGATCAGGTGCGTCAGACAGGTCTTGCCCACACCTGGAGATTGGGTTTGAATGGATTAGGCGGCCAAGCAATCGAAGGAGAAGGCTCTACTTACCCGAGTCACCGACAACAACAATTCGCACCCTATTACTCATTGCGATTTTGCTGTGGacacatttgttttttatgtataaaaTCTATcaaaagttaattattttgtcgtgtttaaaaaatatgtagtgATGTGCAAGCAAATAGAAACTTGtcgatattttaataaattcaactGGTATATTCTTGAATGCCGGATGGTATATTTCGGGGATCCAAGTGCGGTCACACTGGACGACGCAAACACAAAGCAAAAAgcgaaaagaaaagcaaagcaGAAGTAGGGAGAAACAGCAAGTGGGTAGAAAAGCGAAGGCAACCCGGAAAGAACAGGATGAATAACGGATTTAGCACCGGCGAGGAGGATAGCCGCGGGCACACGGATCAGACTTGCTGCCTTATCGACGACATGGAGCGGTGTCGCAACCAGGCCGGCTACGCCAGCTACAGCAAGCGCATCCAAAAGACGGTGGCCCAGAAGCGGCTGAAGCTAAGCAGCGACCCCAGTGCCCAGCACATCTACATTTGCGACCATCACAAGGATCGCATCCAATCGGTGCGAACAAAGCGGCGGCGCAAGGACAGCGAGGATGATAGCAACGAAACGGACACGGATCTGCACGAGTTTCCCGATCTGCACAAGCTGGGCGTCAGTGCGCTCCGCCGCTACAAGCGACACTTTAACGTCCAGACGCGGCAGGGCATGAAGCGGGCACAGCTGGCGGATGTGAGTTTGTACCTTCctttatacataaatatgttTTGGCACAGCACAGTCGCGGTCAACATAGTAGTAGTATTTCACACTTGACGAAATACCTCATCGCGTTCCCCTATTTAATCCAGTCTTTTGTTTCTCCACATCGTTTTGTTTATTAGACCATCATGAAGCACTTCAAGACGATACCCATCAAGGAGAAGGAGATAATTACGTTTTTCGTGTACAGGGTAAAGATGGGCTCGAATAAGTTAGACCAGAAGAATGGAATCGGTAACGACACCACCTGAAGgcgtggcggcggcggcgggcgGAGGGTTAACCaggaggaagaggaagaggaggatgCCGACGATGTGTACTCCTTCTAACGCTAGCCATTCCGCCACCCGTCATCCAAGAGAGctcttacacacacacacattgttGCTGCATTTGCCTTTGCCGGACGTCCACGTCCCGTTCCGGCATTGTACACCCcacaaaaatatatggaaATCGTAAATATTAGTAAAATGTCCTCCTCATCTCCCGCACACACCACTGCCTCACGGATCCTACCCAGTCCAGTCCACTTTCCCGAGAAACAAACGAAAAGCTGCAATGTAATTAAAACGAacaggaaaaacaaaacacaaaaaaacataaggaaaaaatgaaaataataaaaaaaaaaaaaacagcgtAGGGTAGTAGTGGCAATCGGTGCTCGCAATAAAATATGTAGTAGTTAAACGcgatttaatataaaattagttttaagcAGATTTTACAAAACTAATTGTAGCATTGGTCCGTTGTTAATAGCTCTTTATAATTatacacaacaacaacaaacacccACTCACTTATACACattacataaaataaactatgtatatttacaccgaaaaaaaacacaaaatcaAACCGCAATTCGTATTCTTAGGCGATTGTTTGTAATCTAGCTCGAGTCAAGGGGGGCTGGAGTGGCTTAGGAAAACAAACAACGAACAGATAACCAACAACCAAACATCAATAAACCTTTAAATGCAATATCGACGCACTATTACATTACTTGGGAGTTCttgaaatataaagaaaaaccaCCAACCGATATCTCTGTAAGAATATGGAGTATAAATGAAAGTAACtcgcaatatttttaaattaaaacatcgTCTCGGTTTTCCCCTTTCAGggcgaatatatatatatacatatatttagaGCTCTATCTTTAGTCTTAGTTCCAAGCCAGTAATTGGAGCTACACTTGAAACAATTTCTGTTAAAGCCTAGACTGATTTTAGCCGTACTTTTAAGCCTAAATAAAACTGAACAAAAAGCACTTTTCACTTATCTACGTGACTATCATCGAAAAGTATGTGTCTAGATGACTTGCGTTACTTCCTCCTCCGAGTCGCTGTGATCTGAAAAAAGAGTTTTATGCAGATTCATTAGTTAATAGTCCGTTTATTCCTGGACTTACTTTATGGTGAACTTACTTTGCTTCTTTGCaagctgctgttgctttttgTTGGCCTTGTTTTTGGCCCGATTTTTTCCCTTTCCCACTTTCAACGAGACTACCCTCGAGGGCGTCGGCAGTTCCTGGTCGTTCGTAGCCTCCTGTGGCAGCCAAGTGCTGGTGTCCATGGGTTTGGCGTCCTGCACCAGCTTACCTGTCTCCTGTTTTATGGGCTGCTCCTCCTTTACTGGAACTTCCGCCACATTCGGCTTCTCACTGGTTTGAGCAGCATCCACCTCCATTTGGGAATCTTGGAGAGTCGGAGAGTCTTGCTTTTGATAGCCCTCCATTAGCTGCTTGAAGCTTagtttgtgtttattttctcCCAAAAGAGCCAGCAGTCCTTGGCTCGGTCCAGTTCCCTGCAGTCGACGCTCCTCGTCCAACGCTAAGGTCTTTCTAATGAATTCCACGATAGCCTTGCAGCGTGTCGCTGCATAACGGGCACATTGCATGATGGTCCGGACATTGGTGGGCACAGTGCCGCCCGCATTTAAAGTGCACAGCTCCTGATATGAATTAAAGCTGAGCACAATTACCGAATCggcggcattctcctccaagAGTGTCGGATCCACCAGTGGCTGTGGATTGCTCTTATAAATGCAATATGTGACGCTCACGGGGTAATGGAGGAACAATAGGGGGATCAGTTCGCGCTCCTTTTCCGTATAAATGCGCAGCTCATCATTCGCATATGTGACATCCGGTCGGCGAAAGTGCATCAAGGCAGCTAATGTGGCTATAGTGCTTGCATCTAGACAAGTCAATATGAAGAATTAGtttacaataaattataatacctttCTTCTCCCTTACCATATAGATTCCCGTCGTGGTTCAGCACATTGATGTCCACGCGGATGCACCACACATGCTTCTCGGCAGCCACGCACAAGGACTCCAAATCGAGGCAACGGGAACTGCGGAATGTGCGTTCCAGCTGGGAGTTCAGTGTAAGGAATCGCTGGTCATATGTGGACTGCATTTCGTCCAGGAATGCCACGCCACCAATGCTTACGTTTAGCTGGAGCTTGCCCTCGTAGGGCCTGGAAGTAGTTGGTGCTCCCATGTCGCAGGTAACCTGGGCCAGCACCTTGGTGTCGTTAAGGGAAACCGCAACGGTGCCCCAATCCGAACCGAAGGTCAACTCCACATCGCGACACTCGTTGGAGCGTCTGCCATCGAATCGCTGGTTTTGCTTCACCGCCAACTGGATGAACTGTTTCTCCTGCTTCGATTTGCCTGGTTCGAAAAGATTGGAGTTCATAAACATCCTGGTTTTTCGAGGATCCTCGTTTTGTTTTGGATTTCGATAGCCGGCTTTTAAAAACGTGCAGGCAACTGGGCCGGCGTTGCCACTTTGTTCAAATAGCTGGCATCACTGGAACTTGTTCCGATTAACCAATCGCGttcgaaatattttatgatacaaataaacaaataacaaaaatcccGCATATACAATGACTATAAATCAAACTAGTGtggcaatttaaaatttctttaatttttatcacTTTGTaacgaatataaaaaaaaaaattgtttatctaAGCTGCTCAAAAATGGTGCTGTACGAATTGTGTCTACTTAAAATCTCTTGGGTAACGATCTTTCTGTATACCTGGTAAATAGCTATTATCCTTAgtgaatatttaagaattggTGGCTCTACTATTAACGAAGgcatacataaataaatttaatttgatccATTTCAATTGTAATTATCAGTAATTTTCTGGttgttaaaaatgaatttaaattcaagaacatattttaaaagtagTACAAAACAATGGTTTTTTGcgatatttatttgttttaaaacgCCATTAGCTGACTGGTTCAGAACCTGCTCCTCAAAAATCGAACTAGAACGGAACCCTCAAACAATCTGGCAGCACTGACTCTGAGTGTTGGTTCTTTTTTGTGCTGGTTTACTACACAAAAGTGCTACTTGCTTGTCGCTTGGACGGCTAATAAATTGGAAGAATTTAATATCCAGCAGCCTGTCTACGGTTCGGTTCAGTGCGTCGGGCGAAAGGAACACAATTCGCATCCTGGTAACTCTGAAACCAAGTGCGGACAATCCTACGTGCGATTGCCTGTGTAGTGGTGTGCttcgtgtgtgcgtgtgtgttggtttGGTGCTGTCGTCGTAGCAAAAGAAGAAGCAgaaacagcagcagaaaaggagcagcagcagcagcgaagaAGAAGCGCAGGGAGTCCAGGCATTCGCCGGATCGGGAAAAGTAAAACCAGAGCCTCAGAGCTCCCAACTGAGGAACAGCTGAAGGTTAAGAAGGCAAGACACAGAATGCAACAGCAACCGGAGTCGGGCGGCGAGGAGAGCTGGCTGGAGGAGCAATGTCATCGTGAAATCCACGGACAGCACGATGAGTACGAACGGGAGTATGTGCGTCAGCGAGACAACAACCTGAGCACCGTGTGGGGAGCATTCCAGGATTCGGCCACCGCCGTCGCCCAGCTTTATAGAGGTAACGTTCCGACAGTCCGGAATTCTATGTATCGAATCTCTCCCCTTTTCCACTTCCAAGGGCGTAGGCTTCATgcttcaacatttttttttgttatgttcTTTGTGTTTCCATTCGGTCATGTGTGTGATTGTGTGTGTCTGTtgatatgtgtgtgtgtgcgtgtgcagtCTCTCTTCAAAAATAGTTTTGGGCGAGGTATTAATAGAACAGTCAGAGGAAGGAGAAGAATAataagaagaagcagcagcagcccggCTTTCATGCAACTCCCCTCTCTCaatcgctctcgctctcccaATCTACGCATTATCAAAATGCAGAAAAGggcttttttgtttgtgttgttgGAGCGGGGCGGAGAGAGATGCAATAGAACTGCTAGCCAGAAAAAGAGAGATGGCTAGAGAGGCACGGCGACGGAGACGAAGACGACGGCAAGTGCAATGGCAGAATAGGGAGAGAAGGCAGCTCAGCAGCTGGAGGGCAGAGGCCTCAAGTATTTTCCCTAATGTTGTTGTTTGCTAGTTTCTTTACACTgtcttcttgttgttgttgttgatataATTAATCAACATGTGCGTGCAGGCGAAagtatgtgtgcgtgtgtgggtCGAACAGCTGTTCTGCTTTCGTCATTGCGTTCGACCTGGCTAAAAAAgggaataacaataataatagtcATGTTGTAAAGATTTGTcagctaaatatatatttttttattgttttttttttacacactGCTGGTGAGTAGTATTTAtgtcttttttaatttcattgcaAATTATTTTGGGTTATGACTGAGAGTCTATTGCCATCCCACTTCCACTTGCTGCAATGGTTTCGGCTTTTTCTTGTCCTGCCTCCACTGCTTTTCGGTCGATAACGGCACAAGGGAGGTAGCCTCCTCTTCGACGGTCTGTTCTCTTTTGCTCTTCCCTTTCTTCTCTTGCTGTCGTCCTTTTTCCTCCCATGCAGCAGGTGTGTGCAGGGAGGCAGAGTGaaagaataataaaagatATGTAGAGAATGGGATAAACTAgacaaaggcaaaagcaaagagAAACGTACGATCAACATTTTGCTGTCCTGATTTTGTTTCCGATATTGCGCATTAACATTTTGTTTGCCAAGGATTTTGCTAGGTGTATTTTATAATACCGTAACTTTTCTCCTAATTTTCATTCTTATTTTGTTCTTATCAagtcaaatttatttaaaattattgggTTAATAACGATCCAACCCTTAAACtcaaacaatttaaaacaattttcaatgaAATTTGCATCTTGTTTTTGCAGAGCGCTCATCAAACACATTTTCCTCATCAGACACAGGCGCCCTTTGGCTGCCCTTCCAAACCGCAGCTGGCACTGTGACAACTCTCTACAAAGGTAAGCTTGGCTTCACATCAATTGATATGCTGATATTTAACCGATCCGATCTCTTCCAGAATCATGTGATGGTCTCAAACGCACCAGCGACGCTGCCGTTCAGTGCGGCTACCAAAGACGCACTCGCGAGTTGGCCGATTGGGCGCGCAGCAAAAAACGCCGCATGATCCGCCGCGAGGATCTATTGGCCTATTTGGCTGGGAAACCTCTACCGCCATCCAATACAAATCCACATGCCAATCGTCGGTGAGTTGCTAAAGCCTTTCTTCACGAACAAAATgcctctaaaaaaatatataaattttttgtataattttactATTAGCTCACCCAAGCCGGAGCATCATCAGAGCGGAAGTGGCGGCTCCGGACTTGGATTTCACAGTTCCGGTCTGGGCTTAAACAGTGGTCCGCCATCTGTCGCTGGCGGCGTTGGTCACTTGCTATCCGCCGGCGCAGGTGGCGGCGGTCAGGCGGGAGCGGGCTGTGCTCCCGGCGGTGGAATAGGAGATGATTTGCACACCTTCAAGGAGGCCTTAGTTCTGCGTCCACGGTTAGTAATATGTATAATATGATGACTTTTTCATTGATGCATCTTTGCCTCTATTTGAAAaacgtttaaaatataatcaaaaagtaataaatacaaatgttTCGACATTTGTTCgattaaatcaatattttaggTGTGAATGTGTTTGGAATTAATCATTTTCGTAGATCAATTAATTAGGATTTCTTGATTTATCATAATACATTACTTAATTCATATTTGTATTATCTCTTCA
It encodes:
- the Sap30 gene encoding histone deacetylase complex subunit SAP30 homolog, with the translated sequence MNNGFSTGEEDSRGHTDQTCCLIDDMERCRNQAGYASYSKRIQKTVAQKRLKLSSDPSAQHIYICDHHKDRIQSVRTKRRRKDSEDDSNETDTDLHEFPDLHKLGVSALRRYKRHFNVQTRQGMKRAQLADTIMKHFKTIPIKEKEIITFFVYRVKMGSNKLDQKNGIGNDTT
- the Rai1 gene encoding decapping and exoribonuclease protein Rai1, whose amino-acid sequence is MASDKGSIRLPWHQHRFAGQFREPFPDMSRPKCIGCCSITAKRDFANDARNGSYLYGPPFPDLPLDLNAGIADVIRKPTDFEQKDLEFVLRYIEHHQAELLRPRKRQPESLGLHTHFVTLRGILRQIMCLQYDRNCEFRIKATLLNGTIYMAKEATETQQLRNENMTTKEKNMCSWGFKFEQYLTCHHPQSKPVTDVPVNEGDEFLAMFSSQLSGIDLLYGAEMDCVVSKEPVDFKDPKVLDSIKFVELKTSAYIKAPNQKRNFDNYKSANWWSQSFLVNIDTIYAGLRDHQGMVVDIQEFNVRQLARNKPWSPAAMTLFLVQFLNKLKDLLETIDDPYAVVQVDFIACEQIVNYKVLRGKEHQILPDWYRDILKAG
- the LOC108085950 gene encoding HUWE1-associated protein modifying stress responses — its product is MQQQPESGGEESWLEEQCHREIHGQHDEYEREYVRQRDNNLSTVWGAFQDSATAVAQLYRERSSNTFSSSDTGALWLPFQTAAGTVTTLYKESCDGLKRTSDAAVQCGYQRRTRELADWARSKKRRMIRREDLLAYLAGKPLPPSNTNPHANRRSPKPEHHQSGSGGSGLGFHSSGLGLNSGPPSVAGGVGHLLSAGAGGGGQAGAGCAPGGGIGDDLHTFKEALVLRPRGPELFAFVANEIARHCKRPGSPIDDKMDICHYSSKRQRFM
- the Rrp45 gene encoding uncharacterized protein Rrp45 isoform X2, which gives rise to MFMNSNLFEPGKSKQEKQFIQLAVKQNQRFDGRRSNECRDVELTFGSDWGTVAVSLNDTKVLAQVTCDMGAPTTSRPYEGKLQLNLERTFRSSRCLDLESLCVAAEKHVWCIRVDINVLNHDGNLYDASTIATLAALMHFRRPDVTYANDELRIYTEKERELIPLLFLHYPVSVTYCIYKSNPQPLVDPTLLEENAADSVIVLSFNSYQELCTLNAGGTVPTNVRTIMQCARYAATRCKAIVEFIRKTLALDEERRLQGTGPSQGLLALLGENKHKLSFKQLMEGYQKQDSPTLQDSQMEVDAAQTSEKPNVAEVPVKEEQPIKQETGKLVQDAKPMDTSTWLPQEATNDQELPTPSRVVSLKVGKGKNRAKNKANKKQQQLAKKQNHSDSEEEVTQVI
- the LOC108085974 gene encoding rab-like protein 3, with translation MSNRVRIVVVGDSGVGKTCLTHLIAHHESLIRPGWTVGCNIQVKIHEFKEGTARQSPYFVELFDVGGSLNHKNTRSVFYAGVHGIILVHDLTNGKSQEHLLDWLYEIVNKEGKDTYKCRGSSTPASSSPPRTAFTPNAPECTSGSSSTARFDMEEFLGATQTPILVMGTKLDLIDEKRQPKTAVKKAGGIADKCGAEEIWLNCRDTRSLAAGTTDSVKLSRFFDCVIEKRESLGGGSGSQDFGSFGIGAPPDRRRPVYSATSLPEYSLYGGPASSSSGMRMEPSAIPLLDTNDLK
- the Rrp45 gene encoding uncharacterized protein Rrp45 isoform X1; this encodes MFMNSNLFEPGKSKQEKQFIQLAVKQNQRFDGRRSNECRDVELTFGSDWGTVAVSLNDTKVLAQVTCDMGAPTTSRPYEGKLQLNVSIGGVAFLDEMQSTYDQRFLTLNSQLERTFRSSRCLDLESLCVAAEKHVWCIRVDINVLNHDGNLYDASTIATLAALMHFRRPDVTYANDELRIYTEKERELIPLLFLHYPVSVTYCIYKSNPQPLVDPTLLEENAADSVIVLSFNSYQELCTLNAGGTVPTNVRTIMQCARYAATRCKAIVEFIRKTLALDEERRLQGTGPSQGLLALLGENKHKLSFKQLMEGYQKQDSPTLQDSQMEVDAAQTSEKPNVAEVPVKEEQPIKQETGKLVQDAKPMDTSTWLPQEATNDQELPTPSRVVSLKVGKGKNRAKNKANKKQQQLAKKQNHSDSEEEVTQVI